A segment of the Trifolium pratense cultivar HEN17-A07 linkage group LG7, ARS_RC_1.1, whole genome shotgun sequence genome:
caatttttttatgaaccaACGCAATGGTCAAATATGGCAAGAACACAAAAtagtcaagttttttttttatgaaccatcgcaatggttaaatatgttaaGATCAAAAAAAGAATAACATTATATAAAAGGGAGAATGAATTAGGGAGACAAATAAAGGAGATATTATTATTCATCTCCTTCACATAATGTTTTTCCTCTCACTATATATATGAATGCAAACTATAAcaactaaataaaaacaaaaaacaaccaaGAGTGAAAGATATAAACACACATCgtcatcaacaaaacaaaaagcatattaatatattaaagaaTGGTGGTCTCTACTATTAATGGTACTTCACCTTTGTCACATTCCAATGGCACAACAATACCCCTCTCTACTTTCTCACGCAATTCCTTTGTCAATGTTGAGAAGTAAATTATCTTTATTTCCACCTCCATTTACAAGTCGTATTATTTTACTatgcaattattattattattatatattattattgttatttttatttttagacacAAGTTAATTATTTAAGGGGCAAAATTTGGCAGGGGTGATCCAGTGGCATTCCGGCCATATTGGGAGAAGGTGAGAGATGAATGTACGGTAGAGATCAAAGGTGACGAATGGATGAGTTACCTTGGTGATACAAACAACTTATGTTGGTATATGGTGCCACAAATGAGGGATGCAATTTTGAGGCTCCACAATGTGGTCGGTAATGCTGTCACAAAAGATAAGTTCTTAGTATTAGGGACAGGTTCTTCTCAACTCTACCAAGCTCTTCTTTATGCACTCTCTCCTTCAGAATCCTCTCATCGTCCCATtaatgttgttgctgctgcacCTTATTATTCGGTAATTTTTCTTtagtttcaattattttagCTGAGTAAGATTTATTTAcaaacaatttattcattttaaaaaatatttgttcctACAAATTCTACTTTTCACTTTGTCCTTTGAAAATACAAAAGATATGTAGTTTGAGTCTCgctgaatttttttatgaataaaaaatatttaaaatatatttttcaatttcgaAATTACTTCATGAAATGGCTTGATCTAATCCTACATATAAATCATGACTTATTAGTGTTTGATTGAAAGGTTTACTAAGAACGCCGCTTGTGTTTAATTTGCAGGAATACAAAGACGCAACTGATATCTTGCAATCAAGGCTATTTCAATGGACCGGTGATGCTGCTCTGTATGATAAAGATGAACCTTACATAGAGGTTGTGACCTCCCCAAATAACCCTGATGGGACTCTTCGTGTACCGCTAGTGAACTCTGGAGTTGAAGGGAAAATCATTTATGACTTGGCCTATTACTGGCCGCAATACACTCCCATTACTGATCAGCTTGACCATGATGTTATGGTCTTCACATTCTCCAAATGCACCGGTCATGCTGGTTCGCGTATCGGGTGAGTTCGTGATATCGACCATATTCTATGTAACGCTTGCTGTTGCATTTGCAATCTTGCAACAAACTTTTATATCGAGATAAAATGGGAGAAAATACGGTCTATATAGCCACAATTACTATTGCAATGTATTTGCTAATtggttcattttattttattttgtgacgCAGGTGGGCATTTGTAAAAGACATTGAAGTTGCTAAAAAGATGATAAGATTCGTACAGTTAAACTCCATTGGCGTGTCAAGAGAATCCCAAATTCGAGCTGCTAAGATGATTGGAGTGATTTGTGAtggttacaaaaatttaaagtcCATTGAATCTGATCACCTCTTTTTTGATTATAGCAAAAGACTCATGAAAGAAAGGTGGGAGAAATTTAAGGGAGCTATTGAGAAAAGCAAGGTTTTTACCTTGACCAAATACCCAACTTCCTATTGTCACTTCAACAAGGACTTATCTGAGCAATACCCAGGtaatatattttcacctatgAAATCTGAAAACACATGGACACCAATAGTAAATCTGAAAATGAATTTATTAAATGTGTTACATGTTTTCGTGTCATGTCAATATTAGCCATCTGACAACACTTTCGATTAAAAATGCATGAGTTACATATTTCCACTAGTTATTagtgttttgttgatttttgtttttcactaattttttttttaaaattcctaTACAGCTTTTGCATGGTTGAAGTGCTTGGAGGGCATAAAAGATGGCGAGAGTTATTTGGAAAAATTGAAGATTCGTACAAGAGGAGGGGGGAGATTTGGTGTCGATGCAAAGTATGTTAGGGTTAGCATGATTGGTACAGAGGACGAGTTCATTGAATTATGTACAAGATTGTCAAATGCTAAAAGGGAATGATGTTGGAACCATAAAAAATGTCATATGTAGTGTTAGCTAGATAGCTTGagtttcatcaaaatatataaaaatacatcatttatGCTATTAAGATAGAGGATGTTTGATGATTAAACATCATAGATAGGAGTCGTGGATCTTAATTATTAGTTCAATTTTGATAGAAATCatttatatagaatttaattttggCCTAAAGTGAGTTCATAGTCAatgatttatatgttttttttctttcttttttttgacaagaatgatttatatgttttaaattcatagtttatgttttctttacaaaattttacCGAATATTGAATTGTTAATAACATGACattattgaaatcaattttaAGAGCAAAATTTCCCCAAAAACATTTTCTATCAAAAAGATTAATAGCTTCCGAAGTGTTGCTGATGCATTCCTCTATATTTTTGCAATAACTAATACTCAAATGATCTTAAAAGTTTTATAATGTGGCATTATGTCATTTGGCCACATtgaaaattagtaaattaacatattaaaataattcattacaaacttagaaaactcaaaaagacattttttattttattttaaaaaaagttaaaaattaagataattaTACTATATGTCCACTCAATAACAGACAAAATCAAACTAATCCCATTTGCAGTACCAACAACGATGGATTCATCTAGCTACACTATGTTACTAACAACTGA
Coding sequences within it:
- the LOC123898722 gene encoding L-tryptophan--pyruvate aminotransferase 1-like, producing the protein MVVSTINGTSPLSHSNGTTIPLSTFSRNSFVNVEKGDPVAFRPYWEKVRDECTVEIKGDEWMSYLGDTNNLCWYMVPQMRDAILRLHNVVGNAVTKDKFLVLGTGSSQLYQALLYALSPSESSHRPINVVAAAPYYSEYKDATDILQSRLFQWTGDAALYDKDEPYIEVVTSPNNPDGTLRVPLVNSGVEGKIIYDLAYYWPQYTPITDQLDHDVMVFTFSKCTGHAGSRIGWAFVKDIEVAKKMIRFVQLNSIGVSRESQIRAAKMIGVICDGYKNLKSIESDHLFFDYSKRLMKERWEKFKGAIEKSKVFTLTKYPTSYCHFNKDLSEQYPAFAWLKCLEGIKDGESYLEKLKIRTRGGGRFGVDAKYVRVSMIGTEDEFIELCTRLSNAKRE